From a single Stigmatopora argus isolate UIUO_Sarg chromosome 4, RoL_Sarg_1.0, whole genome shotgun sequence genomic region:
- the LOC144073649 gene encoding sperm acrosome membrane-associated protein 6-like isoform X1 has translation MCKFACCVLRVCVCCGVIRTSAGCFQCFVTPEKGTILCTTYAKHLDKCFEYYDELFNHNPQVIEAGKVGKGYDNDLKTIMASLIDSAKEDLKSVPKSDAEFRSWLKTTADNFIAKASLVSRATGCIPPCGYQTTDGHYSCVTCKYDSCGLPLDCPVQNISVEVKNSTQMFCDPKFPLPTHPTNIRIWKFAAKVKTQQMELFGELARGEDNLYSISSTRPHHEGTYQCEIIGEMPIVRIYYYLAVTQTVVKQSELLEIFELSLLPEGRLRTGPPPSQSPPPLVLIAICFTSLLLLLFLSLRLLFLWKKRGTERTGRI, from the exons atgtgcaagtttgcatgttgcgttttacgtgtttgtgtttgttgcgGTGTAATCAGGACTTCAGCCGGCTGCTTTCAGTGCTTCGTGACACCCGAAAAAGGCACAATTTTGTGTACAACGTACGCAAAACACCTCGACAAATGCTTCGAATACTATGACGAACTGTTCAACCACAACCCTCAAGTGATCGAAGCCGGCAAAGTCG GGAAAGGTTATGATAATGACTTGAAAACAATCATGGCATCACTAATTGACAGCGCAAAGGAGGATTTGAAGTCAGTCCCAAAATCTG ACGCAGAGTTCAGGTCCtggctgaagacaacagcagaCAATTTCATTGCTAAAGCCTCCTTGGTGTCTCGAG CCACTGGATGCATCCCCCCATGCG GTTACCAGACAACAGATGGCCATTACAGCTGCGTAACTTGCAAATACGACTCCTGCGGTTTGCCTCTTGACTGCCCAG ttcaaaATATATCAGTAGAAGTGAAAAACTCGACCCAGATGTTCTGCGATCCCAAATTTCCATTACCCACTCATCCCACGAACATCAGGATTTGGAAGTTTGCAGCCAAA GTGAAAACTCAGCAGATGGAGCTATTTGGGGAACTCGCAAGAGGGGAAGACAACCTTTATTCCATCTCATCGACGAGGCCGCACCACGAAGGCACCTATCAGTGTGAGATCATCGGCGAGATGCCCATTGTCAGAATATACTACTATCTTGCAG TGACCCAAACTGTGGTGAAGCAATCCGAGCTGCTAGAGATATTTGAGCTGTCTCTTCTTCCAGAAGGGAGGTTACGAACTGGGCCTCCCCCCTCTCAAAGCCCCCCACCACTCGTCCTCATTGCCATCTGCTTTACATCTTTGTTGCTGCTGCTCTTTCTCTCATTGAG gttgttgttcttgtggaaaAAGAGAGGGACTGAACGCACTGGAAGAATTTAA